The following are from one region of the Bactrocera oleae isolate idBacOlea1 chromosome 6, idBacOlea1, whole genome shotgun sequence genome:
- the Prat2 gene encoding amidophosphoribosyltransferase, producing the protein MIRVLIRLLHFQIDIGQCIFLGLVALQHRGQESAGIATSLGKTAKNFSIHKGMGMISNLFNDDAIRKLKGNLGIGHTRYSTSAASEMVNCQPFVVHTAHGAVAIAHNGELINCESLRRVVLERGVGLSTHSDSELIAQSLCCAPEDASEHDGPDWPARIRQFMTLAPLSYSLVVMHKDKIYAVRDSYGNRPLCIGKIVPITLGHGKPEDAQAEGWVVSSESCGFLSIGARYVREVEPGEIVELTKNGFRTVDIVERPDYKKVAFCIFEYVYFARSDSTFEGQMVYSVRLQCGRQLAREWSIEADIVSSVPESGTAAAHGYAKESGIPFAEVLCKNRYVGRTFIQPSPRLRQLGVAKKFGALSVNCEGKRVVLIDDSIVRGNTIGPIIKLLRDAGATEVHVRIASPPLMYPCYMGINIPTREELIANKLEPDELAEHVGADSLKYLSVAGLITAVEINKANTNPIKTGYCTACLTGEYPGGLPEELSW; encoded by the exons ATGATCCGAGTCCTGATTCGTTTATTACATTTCCAGATAGATATTGGTCAGTGCATTTTTCTGGGATTGGTAGCACTACAGCATCGTGGGCAGGAGTCGGCCGGTATCGCCACAAGCTTAGGAAAAACTGCCAAAAACTTTAGTATTCACAAAGGAATGGGAATGATAAGTAATCTCTTCAATGATGAtgcaattagaaaattaaaaggTAACCTAGGCATTGGGCACACCCGATATTCGACATCAGCTGCATCGGAGATGGTGAATTGCCAACCATTTGTTGTACACACGGCACATGGAGCTGTGGCGATCGCCCATAATGGCGAACTGATCAATTGCGAATCTCTACGTCGAGTG GTCTTGGAGCGCGGTGTTGGCCTATCCACGCACAGTGATAGTGAGTTGATTGCTCAATCATTATGTTGTGCACCTGAAGATGCCAGCGAACATGATGGTCCTGACTGGCCAGCTCGTATACGCCAGTTCATGACACTTGCGCCGCTGTCATACTCATTAGTCGTCATGCATAAGGATAAGATCTACGCAGTACGCGACTCCTATGGCAACCGGCCTCTTTGCATTGGCAAGATTGTCCCAATCACCTTGGGCCATGGAAAGCCAGAAGATGCACAGGCCGAGGGTTGGGTAGTATCAAGTGAAAGTTGTGGTTTCCTTTCGATAGGTGCTCGTTATGTACGAGAAGTAGAACCTGGTGAGATTGTAGAGTTGACAAAAAACGGCTTCCGTACAGTTGACATTGTGGAGCGTCCGGATTACAAGAAAGTGGccttttgtatttttgagtaTGTGTATTTTGCCCGCAGCGATTCTACTTTTGAGGGACAAATGGTATACTCGGTACGTTTGCAATGTGGTAGACAATTAGCACGAGAATGGTCCATCGAAGCAGATATTGTTAGCTCAGTACCTGAATCGGGTACAGCGGCGGCGCACGGCTACGCCAAGGAG TCGGGCATACCATTTGCCGAGGTACTTTGTAAGAATCGTTACGTCGGTCGCACCTTTATTCAACCTTCTCCACGACTCCGGCAGTTAGGTGTTGCAAAGAAATTTGGCGCCCTCTCAGTGAATTGTGAAGGAAAACGTGTTGTTCTGATTGACGATTCAATAGTTAGGGGAAATACTATTGGTCCGATCATCAAGTTGCTACGAGACGCTGGTGCCACGGAGGTGCATGTCCGTATTGCTAGTCCACCGCTTATGTACCCTTGCTATATGGGAATCAATATACCAACTAGAGAGGAGCTTATTGCAAACAAGTTGGAGCCCGACGAACTGGCAGAACATGTTG GTGCTGATAGTTTGAAATACTTGAGTGTGGCTGGACTCATTACAGCTgtggaaataaataaagcaaataccAATCCCATTAAAACGGGATACTGCACTGCTTGCCTGACTGGAGAGTATCCTGGAGGCTTACCTGAAGAGCTCAGCTGGTAG